A window from Bdellovibrionales bacterium encodes these proteins:
- a CDS encoding lipoate--protein ligase yields the protein MKKLKVFLSDSLNPHLNLATEEWIFHNLDPSQQVLFLWRNEETVVIGRNQNPWSECNLAKMKSDNVHLARRTTGGGAVFHDLGNTNFTFLSPREAYKRENNVQVIFQALKQFGIEGEASGRNDLLIPFPDGPRKFSGSAYREKKDRAFHHGTLLLHADLTRLGQYLTPNPKKLQAKGKESVRARVANLTEVAEHIEHSKIVEAMIWSFEKFYDAKAEIESLDLASLPKIPELKEQYDTLSSWNWLYGNTLEFNQKMDEYLSLGFFDFHFKVDEARITDLQIFTDCLYPQFIEDLTSSLRGQPYSGDAIRKAFAVLKPKYADLASGLIELETWLCGQVEV from the coding sequence ATGAAAAAGCTGAAGGTTTTTCTTTCTGATAGCCTGAATCCTCACCTCAATCTTGCCACCGAAGAATGGATCTTTCATAACCTCGATCCTTCTCAGCAGGTTTTGTTTTTGTGGCGTAACGAAGAGACCGTGGTGATCGGCCGTAACCAAAACCCTTGGTCGGAATGCAATCTCGCGAAAATGAAATCCGATAACGTTCACTTGGCGCGCAGAACAACGGGTGGTGGCGCGGTTTTTCATGACCTCGGCAATACCAACTTTACTTTTCTTTCTCCGCGCGAAGCTTACAAGCGCGAAAACAACGTGCAGGTGATTTTTCAGGCGCTCAAACAATTCGGTATCGAAGGCGAAGCTTCGGGCCGCAATGATTTGCTGATTCCTTTTCCGGATGGCCCTCGCAAGTTTTCGGGCAGTGCTTATCGTGAAAAGAAGGACCGCGCTTTCCATCACGGGACTTTGCTTTTACATGCGGATCTGACTCGCCTGGGGCAGTACCTCACGCCGAATCCTAAGAAGCTTCAAGCCAAGGGCAAGGAATCCGTTCGTGCCCGGGTTGCCAATCTGACAGAGGTTGCAGAGCACATTGAGCACAGCAAGATTGTGGAAGCGATGATCTGGTCGTTTGAAAAGTTTTATGACGCCAAAGCTGAGATCGAATCTCTGGATTTGGCGAGTTTGCCAAAAATTCCTGAGCTCAAAGAGCAATACGATACCCTCAGTTCCTGGAACTGGCTCTATGGCAATACCTTGGAGTTCAACCAAAAGATGGATGAGTATCTGTCTTTAGGATTCTTTGATTTTCATTTTAAAGTTGATGAAGCGCGGATTACTGACTTACAGATCTTCACGGACTGCCTCTATCCGCAGTTTATCGAGGACCTGACCTCAAGCCTGCGCGGGCAGCCTTACTCCGGGGATGCCATCCGTAAGGCCTTTGCCGTGCTTAAACCGAAGTACGCCGATCTGGCTTCGGGGCTGATTGAGCTTGAAACATGGCTTTGCGGCCAGGTGGAAGTCTAA
- a CDS encoding TolC family protein, whose product MKNVEKLLFGLVLFFGWAAHAQSVTFQDALAKAKDNNPSIRQLRLGHDSATWQKKKAFSTFMPKLSVNGEHRFGEKYMLMPVDFGGAHIEMPVESPYTDFNIRAAYTLFEGFGGMNNYKAASLQERASELELRRAEFQLEREVRSRFYQALGAQTLAMVAGQRVKNLEEHLDQAKRYVKYGYTTNYDALRIEVQLAEAKTEKLQADDNITLAKNRLAQIMGLESLPENLAGEFPSIDKIVIPADLQAEAQNRDDIQAKLLREESATRLAAASKAWWSPKLNVYADKTYYNFDDRDVAESSKYKDAYSVGVTLNWEIFDGGASWATQHQAANQEKIAAEATRAAMIQLPQEFDLWKRKYNYSVSVYKSKSVSITQAQEAVRQATAGKKAGTRTVNDLLDSELELDLNKAKLVQSQIDAIEALGNLELASGRALY is encoded by the coding sequence ATGAAAAACGTTGAAAAGTTACTCTTTGGTTTAGTTCTCTTTTTCGGTTGGGCGGCGCACGCTCAGTCGGTGACCTTTCAAGATGCGCTGGCAAAAGCGAAGGACAATAACCCGAGCATCCGTCAGCTTCGACTAGGGCATGATTCAGCGACTTGGCAGAAAAAGAAAGCCTTTTCGACATTCATGCCGAAGTTGAGTGTGAACGGTGAGCATCGTTTTGGCGAGAAATACATGCTGATGCCGGTGGACTTTGGCGGCGCTCATATCGAGATGCCAGTCGAGAGCCCCTACACGGATTTCAATATTCGTGCGGCTTATACTTTGTTTGAAGGCTTTGGCGGTATGAACAACTATAAGGCTGCTTCTTTGCAAGAGCGTGCCTCTGAGTTGGAATTGCGCCGGGCGGAATTCCAATTAGAGCGTGAAGTGCGTTCGCGCTTCTATCAAGCGCTGGGGGCTCAGACGTTGGCGATGGTGGCTGGTCAGCGGGTGAAGAACTTGGAAGAGCACTTGGATCAGGCAAAGCGCTACGTGAAATATGGTTATACGACGAACTACGATGCTCTTCGTATCGAAGTGCAGTTGGCGGAGGCGAAGACTGAGAAGCTCCAAGCCGATGATAATATTACACTGGCGAAAAACCGTTTGGCGCAGATTATGGGTCTTGAATCTCTTCCTGAAAATTTGGCGGGGGAATTCCCTTCGATCGATAAAATTGTGATTCCGGCGGATCTGCAGGCCGAGGCTCAGAACCGTGATGATATTCAGGCGAAGCTCTTACGTGAAGAGAGTGCGACGCGATTGGCGGCGGCTTCCAAAGCTTGGTGGTCGCCAAAGTTAAATGTCTATGCGGATAAGACTTATTATAACTTCGATGATCGTGACGTGGCAGAGTCTTCAAAATACAAAGATGCGTACTCCGTAGGTGTGACTTTGAATTGGGAGATCTTCGATGGTGGTGCTTCGTGGGCCACTCAACATCAGGCAGCGAATCAAGAAAAGATCGCAGCGGAAGCGACGCGCGCGGCGATGATCCAACTGCCGCAGGAGTTCGATCTTTGGAAACGTAAGTACAATTACAGTGTGTCGGTGTATAAGTCGAAATCCGTTTCGATCACGCAAGCTCAAGAGGCCGTTCGCCAAGCAACGGCCGGCAAGAAGGCAGGAACTCGCACGGTCAACGACCTCTTGGACTCCGAACTCGAATTAGATTTGAACAAAGCCAAACTCGTGCAATCGCAGATCGACGCGATCGAAGCCCTGGGCAACCTCGAACTCGCTTCGGGCCGGGCGCTGTACTAG
- a CDS encoding DHA2 family efflux MFS transporter permease subunit, which yields METQNSRYKWEVLIIVMIGTMMAALDSSIVNVSVPNIMADFGVGVDDIEWIITGYMLAFASLMPLTAWLRDRIGHKSLYAVSLIVFTLGSVLCGLAWDLPSLIVARVIQALGGGAITPTGMAMITEVFEPEERGKALGYWGVGVIAGPAIGPTLGGFLTQWFGWRSIFLVNLPIGIIGLIMAMKMLRKDVPHPHHRRAFDTWGFFFFTSFLISFLLGVSKGEHEGWTSNYIIVCGIIAVLGFIGFMLVETQVENRIIDITLFKNSTFTMAMVVTMVRSLALYGGTFLLPLFLQQIQGLEEVDSGLLLLPGSLVLAMLMPVGGRLSDKMGPRILTITGLILLGVFMYLYKDLDMNTSKWGIIYPTLIRGVGLALMISPISALAMNSVPKHKAGMASSMMNIMQQIGGSLGIAILSMVLSHRMHYHLGVVGENLANQSGGFARQAMILRDHVHSLGYTWGQSQAVSQGLLIRDLNLKSMVLSFQDSFLVGALIVGGCVLIAFFLPKGKVKVDPEVAAME from the coding sequence ATGGAAACGCAAAATTCGCGTTATAAATGGGAAGTGCTGATCATCGTTATGATAGGGACGATGATGGCGGCCCTGGATTCCAGTATCGTTAACGTCTCTGTTCCAAATATTATGGCCGACTTCGGTGTCGGTGTTGATGACATCGAATGGATTATTACAGGCTACATGCTAGCCTTTGCTTCTCTGATGCCGTTGACGGCATGGCTCCGCGACCGCATTGGTCACAAATCTTTGTATGCAGTCAGTTTGATCGTTTTTACTTTAGGCTCCGTGCTGTGCGGTCTTGCGTGGGATTTACCTTCGCTGATCGTTGCCCGCGTGATTCAAGCTCTGGGTGGGGGTGCGATCACTCCCACCGGTATGGCGATGATCACCGAAGTGTTTGAGCCCGAAGAGCGCGGTAAAGCTCTTGGCTATTGGGGCGTCGGTGTGATCGCAGGTCCTGCGATTGGTCCGACACTCGGTGGTTTCTTGACTCAGTGGTTTGGCTGGAGATCTATTTTCTTAGTGAATTTGCCGATCGGGATTATCGGTTTGATTATGGCGATGAAGATGCTTCGTAAAGACGTTCCGCATCCGCATCACCGCAGGGCGTTTGATACCTGGGGATTCTTCTTCTTTACTTCGTTCTTGATTTCTTTCCTGCTCGGAGTTTCTAAAGGAGAGCACGAAGGATGGACTTCGAACTATATCATTGTCTGCGGAATCATTGCTGTGTTGGGTTTCATCGGCTTCATGCTTGTGGAAACCCAAGTGGAAAACCGAATTATTGATATTACGTTGTTTAAAAACAGCACCTTTACAATGGCAATGGTGGTGACCATGGTGCGCTCGCTGGCTTTGTACGGCGGGACGTTCTTGTTGCCGCTCTTCTTGCAACAGATTCAGGGCTTAGAAGAAGTCGATAGCGGTTTATTGTTGCTGCCGGGTTCTTTGGTTCTTGCGATGTTGATGCCGGTGGGTGGGCGTCTCAGCGATAAGATGGGGCCACGGATTTTAACTATCACGGGCTTAATCTTACTAGGGGTTTTTATGTACCTCTATAAAGATCTCGATATGAACACTTCCAAGTGGGGGATTATTTATCCGACACTGATTCGTGGTGTGGGCTTGGCGTTGATGATTTCACCGATCTCAGCATTAGCGATGAATTCCGTTCCTAAACATAAAGCCGGGATGGCATCTTCGATGATGAATATCATGCAGCAGATTGGTGGGTCATTGGGCATCGCAATCCTTTCGATGGTGCTCAGTCACCGCATGCACTATCACCTTGGCGTTGTCGGTGAGAATCTGGCAAATCAAAGCGGAGGCTTTGCAAGACAGGCCATGATCCTGCGCGATCATGTGCACTCATTGGGCTATACCTGGGGACAGTCACAGGCTGTTTCGCAAGGTCTGCTCATCCGGGATTTGAATTTAAAATCGATGGTGCTTTCGTTCCAGGACTCATTTCTGGTCGGAGCTTTGATTGTCGGCGGCTGTGTTCTCATTGCCTTCTTCTTGCCAAAAGGAAAAGTCAAAGTGGATCCAGAAGTTGCAGCGATGGAGTAG
- a CDS encoding HlyD family secretion protein yields MAETIITNNISREVPTAAISKKKVWYKSEMTRKVLISTLGVAILSLITWFFFFHPYINTDDARVAMTIVRVAPSGVSGRIEKVNVEEGSIVKKGDVLVELDHRISQAQVDRAQSKLDLTRKELGRLEGLVRQNSAPQRDLDNARSNFTLAQAELTLAQVALENTFLKAPFDGIVVQKIAEVGNILENGQTAVSVADRAHAWVNANIEETEVSHIKPGQPVTISVDEGGKLIGKVSEVRAATAGQFALIPSDNASGNFVKVVQRIPIKIILDNPLETLKSGQSVTVKIKVR; encoded by the coding sequence ATGGCAGAGACTATAATCACAAATAACATTTCTAGAGAAGTTCCTACAGCTGCGATCTCAAAGAAAAAGGTGTGGTACAAGTCTGAGATGACCCGCAAAGTGCTGATCAGCACTCTTGGTGTTGCCATCCTCTCTTTAATCACTTGGTTTTTCTTCTTCCATCCTTACATCAACACCGATGATGCTCGCGTCGCGATGACCATCGTCCGCGTAGCTCCGAGTGGTGTGAGCGGGCGAATTGAAAAAGTGAATGTCGAAGAAGGCTCGATCGTTAAAAAAGGGGATGTGCTTGTTGAGCTCGATCATCGTATCAGCCAAGCACAGGTCGACCGTGCACAATCAAAACTGGATTTGACCCGAAAAGAGCTTGGCCGCCTCGAAGGCCTTGTTCGCCAAAACAGTGCTCCGCAAAGAGATCTCGATAATGCTCGTTCTAACTTTACACTGGCGCAAGCAGAGCTGACGCTTGCCCAGGTTGCGCTTGAGAATACGTTCTTAAAAGCGCCTTTTGACGGCATCGTCGTTCAGAAGATTGCTGAAGTCGGGAATATTCTTGAGAACGGGCAGACGGCCGTTTCTGTCGCAGACCGAGCCCATGCTTGGGTGAATGCGAATATCGAAGAAACAGAAGTTTCGCATATTAAACCAGGCCAGCCTGTGACTATTTCTGTCGACGAAGGCGGCAAGCTGATTGGTAAAGTCAGCGAAGTGCGTGCGGCAACCGCAGGACAATTTGCGCTGATCCCAAGTGATAATGCTTCGGGGAACTTCGTGAAAGTCGTTCAACGGATCCCGATCAAAATCATTTTAGACAATCCCTTAGAAACTTTGAAATCAGGACAATCAGTGACGGTAAAAATTAAAGTGAGATAG
- a CDS encoding MarR family transcriptional regulator, which produces MANNNIKTLEQYGALRRNLSLEVSQRIKDLPFGHRQMVMLKVIHTQGEISLGKLAERVGTDPGTVSRSIAQMVEQRWVEKTQSPEDGRLWKVKMSAEGEKQMPAIMAIYGELADLLVASLSPEEHDQLFNLLTKINAHFDKVHGK; this is translated from the coding sequence ATGGCAAACAATAATATTAAAACCCTCGAACAATATGGCGCTCTGAGAAGAAACCTTAGTTTAGAAGTCTCTCAGAGAATTAAAGATCTTCCTTTCGGGCATCGTCAGATGGTGATGCTCAAGGTAATTCACACACAAGGCGAAATCAGCCTGGGTAAACTCGCAGAGCGAGTTGGCACCGACCCAGGAACTGTCAGTCGTTCCATCGCTCAGATGGTCGAACAGCGCTGGGTTGAGAAAACTCAGAGTCCTGAAGACGGCCGCTTATGGAAAGTGAAAATGTCGGCGGAAGGCGAAAAGCAAATGCCGGCGATTATGGCGATTTACGGTGAGTTGGCGGATTTGCTAGTCGCTTCGCTTTCACCAGAAGAACATGATCAACTTTTTAACTTACTAACAAAAATAAATGCGCACTTCGACAAAGTACACGGCAAATAA
- a CDS encoding PilZ domain-containing protein, whose product MYHQPVSQDGADIFSKVTAEERMRLFRDLANVRGEVTCKGDSDEVYRLIVERATAKAELQCSIPFGLQSPAKETELLGNFFLGGERYFFKTPVKVDQDVVVLRMDSDLFHLQRRQNYRIKIPENYQATLLISSLNKAPVKLTGQLYDLSSGGCRVVLTASTPVLEHGDIIEGHVVIGKRESLEIEGTVRHHKIEKGANVTKQIFGIEFKPLSSLLEGKLFAITMDLHREFFSRLNTKG is encoded by the coding sequence ATGTATCATCAACCTGTGAGCCAGGATGGAGCCGATATTTTTTCGAAAGTGACCGCCGAAGAGCGCATGCGTCTTTTCAGAGACCTTGCGAACGTACGCGGCGAAGTCACCTGCAAAGGTGACAGCGACGAAGTTTATCGTCTGATCGTAGAGCGCGCGACGGCGAAAGCAGAACTTCAATGCTCTATTCCTTTCGGCCTGCAGTCCCCTGCTAAAGAAACCGAACTTTTAGGAAATTTCTTTTTAGGCGGTGAACGATACTTCTTTAAAACACCCGTGAAGGTGGATCAGGACGTTGTCGTTTTACGAATGGATTCAGATCTCTTTCATCTGCAGCGCCGCCAAAATTACCGCATTAAAATTCCAGAAAATTATCAGGCTACTTTGCTGATTTCCTCTCTGAATAAAGCGCCTGTGAAACTAACAGGTCAGCTCTATGATTTAAGTAGCGGTGGCTGTCGCGTCGTTTTAACTGCGAGCACACCGGTGCTTGAGCATGGTGATATCATTGAGGGTCATGTGGTGATCGGCAAACGGGAATCCCTCGAGATTGAGGGCACCGTCCGACATCACAAAATCGAAAAAGGCGCGAACGTCACTAAACAAATTTTTGGTATTGAATTCAAACCGCTCTCTTCTCTGCTCGAGGGAAAACTGTTCGCAATTACAATGGATTTGCACCGAGAGTTCTTCTCAAGATTAAACACCAAAGGCTAA
- the smpB gene encoding SsrA-binding protein SmpB has translation MSILIIQENKQARFNYEVVDTFEAGLVLTGSEVKSLRDKNVQLKDSYVSFRGSEAFLQNAHISVYKASSYNNHEPERLRKLLMHRLELDRIYDALREKGYSCVPLKIYFKKGRAKVEIALVKGKKTHDKREAIKKRDADAQLRSTLRRDR, from the coding sequence ATGAGCATTCTGATTATCCAAGAAAACAAACAAGCCCGCTTCAACTATGAGGTCGTTGATACCTTCGAGGCCGGCCTTGTTTTAACGGGCAGTGAAGTGAAATCACTTCGCGATAAGAATGTTCAGCTCAAAGATTCCTATGTGAGCTTCCGGGGCAGCGAAGCCTTTTTGCAGAACGCCCATATCTCGGTTTATAAAGCCAGCAGCTACAATAACCATGAGCCTGAGAGATTGCGTAAGCTTCTTATGCATCGCTTGGAGCTTGATCGTATTTACGATGCTCTTCGTGAAAAGGGTTATAGCTGCGTGCCTTTGAAGATCTACTTCAAAAAAGGCCGCGCTAAAGTTGAGATTGCGTTAGTGAAGGGTAAAAAGACCCACGACAAGCGTGAGGCGATTAAGAAACGCGACGCCGACGCCCAGCTTCGATCGACACTACGTCGGGACCGTTAG
- a CDS encoding TIGR02147 family protein: MISVFDHTSYRTYLGNVLEDKVKKNAAFSLRSFARNLELSPSHLSRVLSGSKKLSMVMAGRVAQRLQLGRSETSYFMLLVQLEMTKDEEIRAEILKTMASKSKSAQRRTLDLETFKTISDWHHFAIIALAKIPGFRNDPHWIARRLEIQPLEATHAINRLLNLRLLEQTPEGELRPVEAQDITTSDDIVSAAIRENHRQQLQRATAALSRQPVDIREFNNLAVAMRPKDMERAKKLIRDFVDKFNEEMDTSGGTEVFQLNVQFFQSTSA, encoded by the coding sequence ATGATTTCAGTTTTTGATCACACTAGCTATCGCACATACTTAGGTAATGTTCTTGAAGACAAAGTGAAGAAGAATGCGGCGTTTTCTCTCCGTTCCTTCGCACGCAACTTGGAGCTCAGCCCTTCGCATTTGTCGCGCGTTTTGTCGGGCTCTAAAAAGCTTTCGATGGTGATGGCGGGCAGAGTGGCTCAGCGCCTGCAGCTTGGCCGTTCCGAGACCAGCTACTTCATGCTGCTGGTTCAGCTTGAAATGACAAAAGATGAAGAGATCCGCGCAGAGATTCTTAAAACAATGGCTTCTAAGAGCAAAAGCGCTCAAAGAAGGACGTTGGATCTCGAGACTTTCAAAACAATCTCTGACTGGCATCATTTTGCGATCATCGCTTTGGCAAAGATCCCGGGCTTCCGCAACGATCCGCACTGGATCGCGCGCCGCTTGGAAATTCAGCCTTTGGAAGCCACTCATGCGATCAACCGTCTATTGAATTTGAGACTCTTAGAGCAAACTCCCGAAGGCGAACTCCGCCCGGTCGAAGCTCAGGACATCACGACGTCTGATGACATCGTGTCTGCGGCGATTCGTGAAAACCACCGCCAGCAGTTGCAACGTGCGACGGCCGCTCTGAGCAGACAGCCGGTCGATATTCGCGAATTCAATAACCTGGCTGTGGCTATGCGCCCGAAAGACATGGAACGTGCCAAGAAGCTGATCCGTGACTTCGTTGATAAGTTTAATGAGGAGATGGATACGAGCGGGGGCACCGAGGTGTTCCAGCTCAATGTTCAGTTCTTCCAGTCCACGTCGGCGTAG
- the rsmA gene encoding ribosomal RNA small subunit methyltransferase A, translating to MSTARERLQEVQEALGIEAKKSLGQNFLVSDIVIERIINKAREFEPDVLIEVGPGPGALTYFLRQFKAEFRVIELDRVLAQFWRGHGVDVIEGDALQLDWQQFYEGKTGKKVLVSNLPYQISSSIVIDRSLDKEGLDHMVLMFQKEVAQRIAAQAQTDAYGLLTVIAQTFWKTEKVTEAGPRDFDPPPRVASRVLAFTRKPTSVQNPKAFLGFVKAAFAQRRKLLKKNLSALYNQTGTDDAKVVGWLSEMGFKETVRAEELNPAQFVELYHRFQFEKITR from the coding sequence ATGAGTACCGCTCGCGAGCGCCTTCAAGAGGTGCAAGAAGCCCTTGGCATCGAAGCCAAGAAGTCGTTGGGCCAAAACTTTTTGGTCAGCGATATTGTCATTGAAAGAATCATCAATAAAGCCCGGGAATTTGAGCCGGATGTTTTAATTGAGGTCGGTCCTGGGCCCGGTGCACTGACTTATTTCTTGCGTCAGTTTAAAGCGGAATTTCGTGTGATTGAACTCGATCGCGTGCTGGCGCAATTCTGGCGTGGCCATGGAGTCGATGTTATAGAAGGCGATGCTTTGCAGTTGGATTGGCAGCAATTCTACGAAGGCAAAACCGGCAAGAAAGTCCTCGTTAGCAATCTTCCTTATCAGATTTCATCCAGCATTGTGATTGATCGCAGCCTTGATAAAGAGGGGCTTGATCACATGGTATTGATGTTCCAAAAAGAAGTCGCACAAAGAATCGCGGCTCAAGCGCAGACCGATGCCTATGGCTTGCTGACGGTGATTGCTCAGACTTTCTGGAAAACTGAAAAAGTGACTGAAGCAGGTCCGCGTGATTTCGATCCGCCACCCCGGGTTGCTTCGCGAGTTCTGGCATTCACTCGCAAGCCAACCTCTGTGCAAAATCCAAAAGCCTTTTTAGGTTTCGTCAAAGCGGCGTTTGCGCAAAGAAGAAAGCTTTTGAAAAAGAATCTGTCAGCTCTTTACAACCAAACCGGGACCGATGACGCAAAGGTTGTGGGCTGGCTTTCAGAGATGGGATTTAAAGAGACTGTTCGAGCTGAGGAATTGAATCCTGCTCAATTTGTCGAACTTTACCACCGGTTTCAATTCGAAAAAATTACACGTTAA
- the tsaD gene encoding tRNA (adenosine(37)-N6)-threonylcarbamoyltransferase complex transferase subunit TsaD: MDRVLAIETSCDDTSVAVVERTGWVHSVVSASQDLEHEPYGGIVPEIACRNHSIALIPLIEEALKKANMTWKDIPAIAVTNRPGLVGSLIVGLITAKSIAQAKGIPFIGVNHLEGHLLAPFLKDAQYAPPEDFDYPYVGLAISGGHTSLYHIKGIGEYEVLGTTKDDAAGEAFDKFAKMAGLGFPGGVRVDKEAQKGNPKAYDFPRSMIHDDTFDMSFSGLKSSGQRLLEQMGAEEVQKNLPDLCASFQEAIVDVLIAKLEKAAKKFKAKRVILTGGVSANSRLRARAEDWAKRKGFKLVIPPLRYCTDNAAMIGYVGVLRLNRGEVSTLDLGPSPQSLPQDFNNKQ; this comes from the coding sequence ATGGACCGCGTTCTCGCGATTGAAACGAGTTGTGATGATACCTCTGTAGCTGTTGTTGAACGCACAGGCTGGGTTCACTCGGTCGTTTCTGCGAGCCAAGACCTGGAACATGAGCCCTACGGCGGAATTGTTCCAGAGATCGCCTGCCGCAATCACTCGATAGCCTTGATTCCCCTGATTGAAGAAGCTCTGAAAAAAGCGAACATGACGTGGAAAGATATTCCTGCGATTGCGGTGACCAATCGCCCGGGCCTCGTGGGGTCTTTGATCGTCGGATTGATTACTGCAAAAAGCATCGCTCAGGCCAAGGGGATTCCGTTTATTGGTGTGAATCACCTTGAGGGACACTTGCTTGCGCCTTTCTTGAAAGATGCGCAGTACGCGCCACCTGAGGATTTTGATTATCCTTATGTGGGTCTTGCAATCAGCGGCGGTCATACGAGTTTGTATCACATCAAAGGCATCGGCGAGTACGAAGTGCTCGGCACCACCAAAGACGATGCGGCCGGTGAAGCTTTCGATAAGTTTGCGAAGATGGCGGGGCTTGGTTTTCCAGGCGGCGTGCGTGTTGATAAAGAAGCGCAAAAAGGAAATCCGAAAGCTTACGATTTCCCGCGCAGCATGATTCACGACGACACCTTCGACATGAGCTTCTCGGGTTTGAAATCTTCCGGTCAGCGCTTGCTTGAACAGATGGGAGCTGAGGAAGTGCAAAAAAATTTGCCGGACCTCTGCGCCTCTTTCCAGGAAGCGATCGTGGACGTTTTAATCGCTAAGTTAGAAAAAGCCGCTAAGAAGTTTAAAGCGAAACGTGTCATCCTAACGGGTGGAGTGAGTGCGAATTCGCGTTTGCGTGCGCGGGCCGAAGACTGGGCAAAGCGCAAAGGTTTTAAGCTTGTGATTCCGCCGCTCAGATACTGCACTGATAATGCAGCGATGATTGGCTACGTTGGTGTTTTGCGCCTGAATCGTGGCGAAGTTTCTACATTGGATCTTGGGCCTTCTCCGCAAAGCCTTCCCCAAGATTTCAATAACAAACAATGA
- a CDS encoding tetratricopeptide repeat protein, with product MKWLLPATTYVGLLSLGLTGCLKTRTDVRETEQKQVIQQEVTKMQKASADSASRFSDIEEDMRGLRGRVEVLEHQKGQGSQEAEAAKKFAADSSADANKKILLLQEGLSNLEKTVFQLNAEVNALKAEKAAAVAQASAAQAKAATEAKKSSYELGQEAFDQKDWKKAILNYQKYRDENPKGKKFNEATYKMGVSFQELGMKDEAKTFYDELVTKSPDSNEAKKAKIRLKGLNKK from the coding sequence ATGAAGTGGTTACTTCCTGCAACTACATACGTTGGGCTTTTATCCCTCGGCCTTACTGGCTGCTTGAAAACCCGTACGGACGTGCGTGAAACCGAACAAAAACAAGTGATTCAGCAAGAAGTCACAAAAATGCAGAAGGCCTCTGCGGATTCCGCAAGCCGCTTCTCTGATATCGAAGAAGATATGCGTGGCCTTCGCGGCCGTGTAGAAGTGCTTGAACACCAAAAAGGCCAAGGCTCGCAAGAGGCCGAAGCGGCGAAAAAGTTCGCTGCCGATTCTTCTGCGGATGCCAATAAGAAGATCCTTCTTTTGCAAGAAGGTCTCAGCAATCTTGAAAAAACCGTTTTCCAATTAAATGCCGAAGTAAATGCTTTGAAAGCTGAAAAAGCCGCAGCCGTAGCCCAAGCGTCAGCAGCCCAGGCAAAAGCAGCGACAGAAGCCAAGAAAAGCTCCTATGAGCTTGGCCAAGAGGCTTTCGACCAGAAGGATTGGAAAAAAGCGATCTTGAATTATCAGAAATATCGTGATGAAAACCCTAAGGGCAAAAAGTTCAACGAAGCGACCTATAAGATGGGTGTGTCTTTCCAAGAACTGGGTATGAAAGACGAAGCAAAGACTTTCTATGATGAGCTTGTGACGAAGTCTCCGGATTCCAACGAAGCGAAAAAAGCTAAGATCCGTTTAAAAGGTCTTAATAAAAAATAA
- a CDS encoding DUF4398 domain-containing protein, producing the protein MLALLVSCQTVPQPIEEYTLARAAIEAARAVQAPRHSPGYWHQADEAYRQGRLYYKDRDYAQARDAFIKARIAAERAENSARLIRQKTGDVL; encoded by the coding sequence ATGTTGGCTCTCTTAGTGAGCTGCCAAACGGTCCCCCAGCCGATTGAAGAGTATACTCTGGCCCGCGCCGCGATTGAAGCCGCCCGGGCAGTCCAAGCTCCCCGCCATTCACCAGGCTACTGGCATCAAGCTGACGAAGCTTATCGACAAGGCCGGTTGTACTATAAAGACAGAGATTACGCCCAAGCACGTGACGCTTTTATTAAAGCAAGAATAGCCGCCGAAAGAGCGGAAAATTCAGCTCGTCTGATCCGTCAAAAAACAGGAGATGTGTTATGA